CGCGCGGGAGCTGGGCCTGGAGGACGAAAAGCTCGCTGAAATCGACATCCACGTGCACGTGCCCGCGGGCGCCACGCCCAAGGACGGCCCGAGCGCGGGCGTGGCCATGTTCACCGCCCTCGTCTCGCTGCTGACCCACCGCAGCGTCAAGAGCGACACCGCGATGACCGGCGAGATCAGCCTGCGCGGCCTGGTGCTGCCCGTGGGCGGCATCAAGGAAAAGGTCATCGCCGCCGCCAGCGCCGGCATCACGCGCGTGATGCTGCCCGCGCGCAACCGGCGCGACTACGAGGACATCCCGCAGGAGGTGCGCGACAAGCTCGAATTCATCTGGCTGGAGCGCGTGGACCAGGCGATGCAGGCGGCGCTGGAGCCGCCGGCGCCCGCCTCTGCGAGCTAAGCGCGCCTACGGCGCGTTGTCGGTGGACAGCTCGGCCTGCTTGAGCACGAGTTGCGTGGCCCCTTCGGCCAGGTCGGGCGGGTAACCGTAGCGCGCCAGCAAGCGCCGCACGTTGCGGCGCAGGCTGGCGCGCACCGATTCGCGCTGTGTCCAGTCGAGCTTGGGCATTTTCTTGACCATCTCGGTCAACTCGCGCGCCATCAGGCGCAGGGTGTCGCTTTGCATGGCGTCGCGCGCGGACTCGTTGTCGGCCAGGGCGTCGTAAAAGGCGGTTTCTTCCGGGCTCAGGCCCAACTGCTCGCCATGCCACCGGGCCTGGCGCAGGCTTTTCGCCAGGTCGATCAAACGGCTGATCATCTCGGCGGTCGATATCGCTTTGTTGGTGTAGCGTGACAGCGCATCTTCCAGCGCCTCGCGGAACTTGCGGCTTTGCACCAGGTTGCTGCGCTCGGTGATGCGGATCTGGTCGTTCAACAGCTTGCGCAGCGTTTGCAGCGCCAGATTTTTCTGCTCCAGCGCCGCCACGCGCTGCAGAAAATCATCGCCCAGGATGTCCAGCCGCGCTTCATCCAGCCCTGCCACGGCAAACAAGTCGATCACGTCGTCGGCATCCACGGCGCCGCCAATGACTTGGCGCACCGCCGCATCCACGTCGCGCTGTCGGCTGTTGGCCGCATGGCGCCCGTCGTCGTCGGCCAGGCGCTTGCGGATCATTGCCGCACAGCGCTGGAAGAACGCGAGGTGCGGCGTGATGGCCGCCGTTTCAGGTCGCGGCACCGCCAGCGCAAAAGCCGTTGCCAGTTCCTTGACCAGTGCGCGAAAGCGTGGCCAGCCGTCGTTTTGGCCCAGCACGTGGTCGATGGCGCGCAGGTACAGCGCCAGCACGTCGTGGGGTTCGGCATGCAAGGCCGCCGCGTAGTCGCAGCCGTGGAAGAAATCGCGCAGCTTCTCGAACGCCGCTTGCATCGCCGGTACGGCCTCGCCTTGCACCTGCCGCACCGCTTCGCCCGTGCCGCCGGCCTGGGTATAGGTGGCCAGCGCATCCGCCAGTTGATCGGCCAGGCCCAGCATGTCCACGATCAACCCGCCGGGCTTGTCGCCGTACACACGATTCACCCGCGCGATGGCCTGCATCAGGTTGTGCCCGGCCAGCGGCTTGTCCAGGTACAGCGTATGCGCTGGTGGGCAGTCAAAACCCGTCAACCACATGTCACACACAATGACCAACCGAAGATCGTCGGCGGGGTCCTTGAAGCGCTCCGCCAGGCGCTTGCGCGCGGCCTTGGTGCGCACGTGGCTGCGCAGCGGCTCGGGGTCATCGCCGCTGCCGGTCACCACCACCTTCATGGCGCCGCGCTCGTCGTCGGCATCGTGCCAGTCGGGGCGCAGCGCGCGGATGGCTTCATACAAACCGGCGGCAATGTCGCGGCTCATGGTCACCACCATGGCCTTGCCTTCCATGGCGGCGCGGCGCTCTTCCCAATGGCAGGCGATGAAAGCCGCCAGGCGCTCGATGCGCTCCGGCGCGCCGACCAGCGACTCCAGCGGTACCCGGTACCTGCCCGGCGCCACCTCGCCGTCACGGTCGGCGTTGACGGCGTATTCGACCTCTTGCTCCGCCACCCGCAAGCCTTCTTCATCGACCTTGAGCTTGACGATGCGCGACTCGTAATAAAGCGGCTTGGTGGCGCCATCCACCACCGCCTGCCGGATGTCGTACACGTCGGCGTATTCACCGAACACGTGGATGGTGTTCTTGTCGTCGCCCTCCAGCGGGGTGCCGGTAAAGCCCACGAAGGTGGCACCCGGCAAGGCTTCACGCATCCAGCGCGCGCCGCCCTCGACAAAGCCGTACTGGCTGCGGTGCGCCTCGTCGGCCATCACCACCACGTTGTGGCGCTCGGAAATCACGCCAGCGCCTTCCGCAAATTTCTGGATGGTGGTGAACACCACACCGCCGGCGGCGCGGTCAAGCAAGTCTTTCAAGTGCGCACGGCCCGCAGC
This portion of the Comamonas flocculans genome encodes:
- a CDS encoding type I restriction endonuclease subunit R; this encodes MLREQDVELGALGLLRQSGFDLRHGPELGPDAPQAERASFADVVLQARVAAALQRLNPRLPRETLDGVARTLAHPPHPTLIQNNRWLHGLLVDGVPVEYRDAKSGEMRGGCARLVDFDQPQANDWLAVRQLTITGAAGKSIRPDLLLFLNGLPVVVIELKDPADEQADLGVAMAQLKRYMATTPDLFVPNVLCAVSDGLLTRVGSITAGASRYMPWRPLADEGGAPTLEALIRGLLEPRTLLDYLRACVTFEEDERGDIVKKIAGYHQFRALRKGRASVLAHLKPEGDGRGGVVWHTQGSGKSLTMLMLAGSLIREPRLANPTVVLITDRNDLDDQLFDTFAAGRALLRQPPVQAAGRAHLKDLLDRAAGGVVFTTIQKFAEGAGVISERHNVVVMADEAHRSQYGFVEGGARWMREALPGATFVGFTGTPLEGDDKNTIHVFGEYADVYDIRQAVVDGATKPLYYESRIVKLKVDEEGLRVAEQEVEYAVNADRDGEVAPGRYRVPLESLVGAPERIERLAAFIACHWEERRAAMEGKAMVVTMSRDIAAGLYEAIRALRPDWHDADDERGAMKVVVTGSGDDPEPLRSHVRTKAARKRLAERFKDPADDLRLVIVCDMWLTGFDCPPAHTLYLDKPLAGHNLMQAIARVNRVYGDKPGGLIVDMLGLADQLADALATYTQAGGTGEAVRQVQGEAVPAMQAAFEKLRDFFHGCDYAAALHAEPHDVLALYLRAIDHVLGQNDGWPRFRALVKELATAFALAVPRPETAAITPHLAFFQRCAAMIRKRLADDDGRHAANSRQRDVDAAVRQVIGGAVDADDVIDLFAVAGLDEARLDILGDDFLQRVAALEQKNLALQTLRKLLNDQIRITERSNLVQSRKFREALEDALSRYTNKAISTAEMISRLIDLAKSLRQARWHGEQLGLSPEETAFYDALADNESARDAMQSDTLRLMARELTEMVKKMPKLDWTQRESVRASLRRNVRRLLARYGYPPDLAEGATQLVLKQAELSTDNAP